Proteins found in one Balaenoptera musculus isolate JJ_BM4_2016_0621 chromosome 4, mBalMus1.pri.v3, whole genome shotgun sequence genomic segment:
- the ANAPC13 gene encoding anaphase-promoting complex subunit 13 encodes MDSEVQRDGRILDLIDDAWREDKLPYEDVAIPLNELPEPEQDNGGTTESVKEQEMKWTDLALQYLHENVPPIGN; translated from the exons ATGGACAGTGAGGTACAGAGAGATGGAAGGATCTTGGATTTGATTGACGATGCTTGGCGAGAAGACAAGCTGCCTTATGAGGATGTTGCAATACCACTG AATGAGCTTCCTGAACCTGAACAGGACAATGGCGGCACCACAGAGTCTGTTAAAGAACAAGAAATGAAGTGGACTGACTTGGCCTTACAGTACCTCCATGAGAACGTTCCCCCCATTGGAAACTGA